From a single Planctellipticum variicoloris genomic region:
- a CDS encoding UDP-glucuronic acid decarboxylase family protein: MRTICVTGGAGFLGSHLCERLLERGDNVICVDNFFTGRKDNILHLMGNPRFEVIRQDIVHPFYLEADQIYNLACPASPVAYQYNPIKTIKTSTVGMVNILGLAKRCRARVLQASTSEVYGDPSVHPQTEDYWGNVNPIGPRSCYDEGKRVAESLCINYHLAHGVEVRIVRIFNTYGPRMDPNDGRVISNFIVQALKGLPLTVYGDGLQTRSFCYCDDLIRGFMALMDQDEEIGPVNIGNPGEFTMLELAEEVLKATGSSSKIVHEPLPKDDPKQRCPDITRAKRLLNWEPQVNLAAGLARTVPYYRKELGLA; the protein is encoded by the coding sequence ATGCGAACAATCTGCGTGACCGGCGGCGCCGGTTTCCTCGGCAGCCATCTCTGCGAGCGGCTGCTCGAACGGGGCGACAACGTCATCTGCGTCGACAACTTCTTCACCGGGCGGAAGGACAATATCCTCCATCTGATGGGGAATCCCCGCTTCGAAGTCATCCGGCAGGACATCGTCCACCCGTTCTACCTCGAAGCCGACCAGATCTATAACCTGGCGTGTCCGGCCTCGCCGGTGGCCTACCAGTACAACCCGATCAAGACGATCAAGACGTCCACGGTCGGCATGGTGAATATTCTGGGATTGGCCAAGCGCTGCCGCGCCCGAGTGCTGCAGGCGTCGACGTCGGAAGTCTACGGCGACCCGTCGGTCCATCCGCAGACCGAAGACTACTGGGGCAACGTCAATCCGATCGGTCCGCGAAGCTGCTATGACGAGGGGAAACGCGTCGCCGAGTCGCTCTGCATCAACTACCACCTCGCCCACGGCGTCGAAGTCCGGATCGTGCGGATTTTTAATACGTACGGTCCGCGGATGGATCCGAACGACGGCCGCGTCATTTCGAACTTCATCGTCCAGGCGCTCAAGGGCCTGCCGCTGACTGTTTACGGAGACGGGTTGCAGACCCGCTCCTTCTGCTATTGCGACGACCTGATCCGCGGCTTCATGGCGCTGATGGATCAGGACGAGGAGATCGGTCCGGTCAACATCGGCAACCCGGGCGAGTTCACGATGCTCGAACTGGCCGAGGAGGTTCTCAAGGCGACGGGTTCGTCCTCAAAGATCGTGCACGAACCGCTGCCGAAAGACGACCCGAAGCAGCGCTGTCCGGATATCACGCGGGCGAAACGGCTGCTCAACTGGGAGCCGCAAGTCAACCTGGCGGCCGGTCTGGCCCGCACCGTTCCGTATTACCGGAAGGAACTCGGCCTGGCTTGA
- a CDS encoding BatA domain-containing protein: MNGLVLAFGFGTPALLWGVSLAGLPILIHLLYRRKYVEVSWAAMQFLVAATRKQARRLRIEQWLLLAARVLIIALAALACSRPTIETLGAVFQQGQPTQRVVVVDATPSMGYTDGQRSRFEQARELARRLLEAGRPGDALHLLRISAVDPQVLVRGPAYATGPVLDELQQLQLFDDRGEVSTALEQTLSLLELAPEIRRKEVWFLTDLQAGAWLPQEADAAAKIRRLLQRLAGRCQLHFVDVGQTAAANLAVTRFDSSAEVLLAGRPAPMSATVRNFSPTARNGVTVELLVNGRLVDTRRSDLPPAQEVALEFQPVLGGGETRVEIRLPEDGLRLDDRRRLTFAVRDEIRLLLVNGQPSGLPLENATDFLRLALDPSNGTSLGTSPFRPTVITEGELLGTDLSQYDGIFLCNVAQFTEREAEVLRRFAMAGGGVVFALGDQVRAESYNQVLGSGETPLLPARLVERVGETGGSQVFEFAADEFEHPIVKPFEGNPGAGLELTRTFAYFKAALDDRGGRVALAFDDGDPAIVEKPLGKGRCILITTSLDRRWSTWAVWGHSFIPLMHESALFAVGGRWKDRSILAGQNFELDSGAGDQSRTITVKSPDGQIQQLATGPGGENSLPAPRAGFYELQGGPPQNLTEWLAVNGDPRESDLATLQEEDLRTELLPGVNVTCHTSLPERLGSSEAAVGPGARTGTGLARSLLLCVLALLLVEPFLAWSTSLGLLLLGGLAVATTTVLLWSSLPGLALLLALASLAGGVWYLRRASATLATAPR, encoded by the coding sequence ATGAACGGTCTGGTGCTGGCCTTTGGGTTCGGAACGCCCGCATTGTTGTGGGGCGTTTCGCTCGCCGGGCTGCCGATTCTGATTCATCTGCTGTACCGCCGGAAATACGTCGAAGTCTCCTGGGCGGCGATGCAGTTTCTGGTGGCCGCCACGCGCAAGCAGGCGCGCCGGCTGCGGATCGAGCAATGGCTGCTGCTGGCGGCGCGGGTCCTGATCATCGCGCTGGCGGCGCTGGCCTGTTCGCGACCGACGATCGAGACGCTGGGAGCGGTCTTTCAACAGGGCCAGCCGACGCAGCGCGTCGTGGTTGTCGACGCCACTCCGAGCATGGGTTACACCGACGGACAGCGATCCCGATTTGAACAGGCGCGCGAGCTCGCACGGCGACTCCTCGAAGCGGGCCGTCCGGGAGACGCCCTGCATCTGCTGCGGATCTCCGCAGTCGATCCGCAGGTTCTGGTGCGCGGACCGGCCTATGCGACAGGCCCGGTTCTCGACGAACTGCAGCAGCTCCAACTCTTCGACGATCGCGGCGAAGTCTCCACGGCGCTCGAACAGACCCTGAGCCTGCTCGAACTCGCGCCGGAAATCCGCCGGAAGGAAGTCTGGTTCCTGACCGACCTGCAGGCCGGCGCGTGGCTCCCGCAGGAGGCCGACGCCGCGGCAAAGATTCGACGGCTGCTGCAGCGGCTCGCGGGCCGCTGCCAGTTGCACTTTGTCGATGTGGGGCAGACCGCCGCGGCCAACCTGGCGGTGACCCGTTTCGACTCCAGCGCCGAAGTTCTGCTCGCCGGTCGGCCGGCCCCAATGAGCGCCACCGTCCGAAATTTTTCGCCGACGGCCCGGAACGGCGTCACCGTCGAATTGCTGGTGAATGGCAGGCTCGTCGACACCCGGCGAAGCGATCTTCCGCCAGCTCAGGAGGTCGCGCTCGAATTCCAGCCGGTTCTGGGAGGGGGGGAAACTCGCGTCGAGATCCGCCTTCCCGAAGACGGTCTGCGGCTGGACGACCGCCGGCGGCTGACGTTCGCCGTGCGGGACGAAATTCGACTGCTGCTGGTCAACGGCCAACCGAGCGGGCTGCCGCTGGAGAATGCCACGGACTTTCTCCGGCTGGCGCTGGATCCCTCAAACGGGACCAGCCTCGGAACCAGCCCGTTCCGGCCCACCGTGATTACCGAAGGCGAGCTGCTCGGTACGGACCTGTCGCAATACGACGGCATCTTCCTCTGCAACGTCGCGCAGTTCACCGAGCGCGAGGCCGAAGTCCTCCGCCGATTTGCAATGGCAGGCGGCGGCGTCGTCTTCGCGCTGGGCGACCAGGTTCGCGCCGAAAGCTACAACCAGGTGCTGGGCTCCGGAGAGACCCCGCTGCTGCCCGCCCGGCTCGTCGAACGAGTCGGGGAGACGGGGGGCAGTCAGGTCTTCGAGTTCGCGGCCGATGAATTTGAACACCCGATCGTGAAGCCCTTTGAAGGGAACCCAGGGGCCGGTCTGGAACTGACGCGGACCTTCGCCTACTTCAAAGCAGCGCTCGACGATCGAGGCGGGCGAGTGGCGCTCGCCTTCGACGACGGCGACCCTGCAATTGTCGAGAAGCCTCTCGGGAAGGGGCGCTGCATCCTGATCACCACCTCGCTGGATCGTCGCTGGAGCACATGGGCGGTCTGGGGGCACAGCTTCATCCCGCTGATGCACGAGTCGGCCCTGTTCGCCGTCGGCGGTCGCTGGAAAGACCGCTCGATTCTGGCCGGCCAGAACTTCGAACTCGATTCGGGGGCTGGGGACCAGAGTCGCACGATCACGGTCAAGTCGCCGGACGGCCAGATCCAGCAACTCGCAACCGGACCGGGCGGCGAGAACTCGCTCCCGGCTCCGCGGGCCGGCTTCTACGAATTGCAGGGCGGCCCCCCGCAGAACCTTACCGAATGGCTCGCGGTCAATGGCGATCCGCGCGAGAGCGACCTGGCCACGCTGCAGGAGGAAGACCTTCGAACGGAACTGCTTCCGGGAGTCAACGTGACCTGTCACACCTCGCTGCCCGAACGGCTGGGAAGTTCGGAAGCCGCCGTCGGCCCCGGAGCCCGCACCGGGACGGGCCTGGCCCGGTCGCTGCTGCTCTGCGTGCTGGCGCTGCTGCTCGTCGAGCCCTTCCTGGCGTGGAGCACATCGCTCGGCCTGCTCCTGCTGGGAGGACTCGCCGTCGCGACAACGACGGTGCTCCTCTGGAGCAGTCTGCCGGGCCTCGCACTGCTGCTGGCGCTGGCGTCGCTGGCCGGAGGCGTCTGGTATCTCCGCCGTGCGTCCGCCACTCTGGCGACAGCCCCGCGGTAA
- a CDS encoding isochorismatase family protein yields the protein MSASLPRSPELLHCASSRLVLIDLQPRLLAAMPDAGRLTAACRLLADGAKLLHVPSVATEQYPQGLGEMIPELAGLVDRRVSKLRFSAAADLAWPPAAQVPDQRFQVVLAGVEGHVCVLQTALDLLSQGYSVFVAMDAVASRRELDWKLAGERLASAGAVLTTVESVLFEWCETADAPEFKSLSGLVKARGL from the coding sequence ATGTCCGCGTCTTTGCCTCGCAGCCCGGAGCTCCTCCACTGCGCCAGCAGCCGGCTCGTCCTGATTGATCTCCAGCCGCGCCTGCTCGCCGCGATGCCGGATGCCGGCCGCCTGACCGCTGCGTGCCGGCTCCTGGCCGACGGCGCAAAGCTGTTGCACGTGCCGTCCGTCGCCACCGAGCAATATCCCCAGGGACTGGGCGAAATGATTCCGGAGCTGGCTGGGCTGGTCGACCGGCGCGTGTCGAAGCTGCGGTTCAGCGCCGCAGCCGACCTCGCCTGGCCGCCCGCGGCGCAAGTTCCCGACCAACGTTTTCAAGTTGTCCTGGCCGGCGTCGAGGGTCACGTCTGCGTGTTGCAGACCGCGCTCGACCTGTTGTCCCAGGGTTACTCGGTGTTTGTCGCGATGGACGCCGTCGCCAGCCGCCGCGAGCTGGACTGGAAACTGGCGGGCGAACGTCTGGCTTCCGCCGGCGCCGTGCTGACGACGGTCGAGTCGGTTCTGTTTGAATGGTGCGAGACCGCGGACGCTCCCGAGTTCAAGAGTCTCAGCGGTCTGGTGAAAGCCCGCGGTCTCTGA
- a CDS encoding formylglycine-generating enzyme family protein, giving the protein MSSACWLFRTLACGIVCATISVPACADDKAANAATLRPLLETFAKEFVAITPGQGKFPATFQFGPPDATREVRLAGSFSLAKYEVPQNLYEAVMGEEPSRWKGPRNSVEMMSAADAERFCQKITESLRTAGLLKEGEEIRLPTEEEWEYCCRAGTTTRYSFGDEAQGPDDRSPRATLLDKYGWHHGNAAGNDPPVGALAPNPWGLYDMHGYLWEFTSGGPQGKVVVRGGSWKDDFQKLTSSSRKELPADARDDAIGFRCVKAATKPGR; this is encoded by the coding sequence ATGTCGAGTGCGTGCTGGCTGTTCCGAACACTGGCTTGCGGGATCGTCTGTGCCACGATCAGCGTCCCGGCATGCGCCGACGACAAGGCCGCGAACGCAGCGACGCTGCGCCCGCTCCTCGAAACCTTCGCGAAGGAATTCGTCGCCATCACTCCCGGACAGGGAAAGTTTCCGGCGACATTCCAGTTCGGGCCGCCGGACGCCACGCGCGAAGTGCGGCTGGCGGGCAGTTTCTCCCTGGCAAAGTACGAAGTCCCGCAGAATCTGTACGAGGCGGTCATGGGCGAGGAGCCCAGCCGCTGGAAAGGGCCGCGGAATTCGGTCGAAATGATGTCCGCCGCGGACGCCGAACGGTTCTGCCAGAAGATCACGGAATCGCTGCGGACCGCCGGTCTGCTCAAGGAGGGCGAAGAAATCCGGCTGCCGACCGAAGAGGAATGGGAGTATTGCTGCCGCGCCGGGACGACCACGCGCTACAGCTTTGGCGACGAGGCCCAGGGACCGGACGACCGGAGCCCCAGGGCCACTCTGCTCGACAAATACGGCTGGCACCACGGGAATGCCGCCGGCAACGACCCGCCGGTGGGTGCGCTCGCGCCGAATCCCTGGGGGCTCTACGACATGCACGGTTACCTCTGGGAATTCACCTCCGGCGGACCGCAGGGCAAAGTGGTCGTCCGGGGCGGGTCGTGGAAAGACGATTTTCAAAAGCTGACGAGCTCCTCGCGGAAAGAGCTCCCCGCAGACGCCCGCGACGACGCCATCGGATTCCGCTGCGTGAAAGCGGCGACGAAGCCGGGCCGTTGA
- a CDS encoding DUF58 domain-containing protein, with protein MTIPPAIVDTATLARLQGLELKARTIVEGYVAGLHRSPYHGFSNEFAEHREYVPGDDLRYVDWKVYGKSDRVYLKQFDEETNYVCQLLVDASESMTYRSPAAHFSKWDYAACVAASLACLITRQQDAVGAVTFSSGVQQMLRPSSTPQQFGQICHVLEQTEPGPKTSLGPVLHELANRLKRRGLVVLLSDLFDDPEAIVGGLKHFRHCRQDVIVLQIIDPAEEDFPFQDPTLFKGLEGWEDQFSDPRALRAAYQREFQAFLQRIESSVRDLQFDYLRLRTDQPVGPALSVYLNNRRRRAGRR; from the coding sequence GTGACCATTCCTCCTGCGATTGTCGACACCGCGACGCTGGCCCGTTTGCAGGGGCTGGAGTTGAAGGCGCGGACCATCGTCGAGGGCTACGTCGCCGGACTCCACCGCAGTCCCTACCACGGTTTTTCCAACGAATTTGCCGAGCACCGCGAGTACGTCCCCGGCGACGACCTGCGCTATGTCGACTGGAAGGTCTACGGCAAGAGCGATCGCGTCTATTTGAAGCAGTTCGACGAAGAGACCAACTACGTCTGCCAGCTTCTCGTCGACGCCAGCGAATCGATGACGTATCGTTCGCCGGCCGCCCATTTCAGCAAGTGGGATTACGCGGCCTGCGTGGCCGCATCGCTGGCGTGCCTGATCACCCGACAGCAGGACGCGGTCGGGGCGGTGACGTTTTCCAGCGGCGTGCAGCAGATGCTCCGCCCGTCCAGCACGCCGCAGCAGTTCGGCCAGATCTGCCACGTGCTCGAACAGACCGAACCGGGGCCGAAGACCTCCCTGGGGCCGGTTCTGCATGAACTGGCGAACCGGCTGAAACGCCGCGGGCTGGTGGTTCTGCTGAGCGATCTGTTCGACGATCCGGAAGCGATCGTCGGCGGCCTGAAACATTTTCGCCATTGCCGGCAGGATGTGATCGTGCTGCAGATCATCGACCCGGCGGAGGAGGATTTTCCGTTTCAGGATCCAACGCTATTTAAGGGGCTCGAAGGCTGGGAGGACCAGTTTTCCGATCCTCGGGCGCTGCGGGCCGCCTATCAGCGGGAGTTCCAGGCGTTCCTCCAGCGGATCGAGTCGTCCGTCCGCGATCTGCAGTTCGACTATCTCCGGCTCCGGACGGACCAACCGGTGGGTCCTGCCCTTTCGGTGTATCTCAACAACCGCCGCCGGCGGGCTGGCAGGCGTTAA